TTTCATCACTTTATAGTGCACTAGATATGTTTCAAaaagacagcacacacaggaagtaaatGAAAGAGCTTTATTAAATGGAAACTTGCACAGGATTTGTAATGCAGAGTAATAATACTGGACAATTAGCATAGatatggagagaaaacacaacgtGGTTCAAATCGCCTAATACACAATGTCTATAGGCCAAGAAGACAAGCTTTGCATAGAAGTCCCTACCCAGTGCAACCGTAGCAGAGGGACAAAGAGAAGTTTGTGTCTACAGGGACAATTAAAGGGAGCTCCAGGTACACAATATTCATTTCTACATAAAGTTATAGCATCTTCAATCTGAAGTCCATGATCAGTCTTCTAGTGTGTTCTTTCATCTACAAAAACAGGATCTACACCTGTTtgataaataaaagaagttATATACACTGAGAAATTAAACAGGAGGATGATGGGGAGGTGAAGCAGCtacagaaggtgtgtgtgtgtggtgggggggttaTTAAATATGGAGCCATGCAGTCGAACCAGTTGAGCCACATCTGTTGATTAGAGCCAGATGATGGGACCTGATCCTGGTCCTGAGGTTCAGATGTGAGGTGAGAGAAATCTGAACCGGCAGGTAAAAGAGTGCTTTGCTAGTTTTCTGTGATAGCCCTTGGTTGTCGTGCGTGTGCGTCCGActgcaacaaacacacctgagccCCTATGCAGGGGCACTGTGAGGAATGTCGTCTTCGctttcctcctccccctcctccccctcctcttctcctgcctctTAGAAGGTAGTATCGATATATTTAGAGCCCTTTGAAGAAGTATTAAAAGACCTTCTGGCTGTGGTTTGGTGAGGATTTGCTTGTCCGGTTTGTGCTCTCCCAGGCACAACAGGAACGACTGTGACAGCCCCTGCCACCTGGGGACAGAGTTCATGTGATCATCCAAAAAAGACTTGGTCTTGATTCCCTTTTACCCATTTCATGAGTAGTGGTCTGAGCCTAGCGAGTGAAGTCCTCCTCCAGGTTGATAGTAGTTTTCCCTTAAAGGGTCACTGTTCCAGTTGTAGAGAAAGCAgtcagttttcttttcctctgttcagCACTAGAGTAGTTATACTCCACAAAGCATCAAAGGCACATACATGAGATTAACTTTTTGCTACGTGTGCCCACTGCTCCCTTTCTCCATCCTGATAGCTGAGTTTTTTAGTTTCCATCCATCTGTGTAACCTGAGTTTTCTTCTCCCTTATATCCTCTTTTTCCTACTAAAGACCAAAACACAGTAAGAGTCAACTTGAGGAGCTTCAGACCTTATTTCCAAAGGCATCTCTCGTTATCAGATCAGTTTTGTGGCACGTTATGCAAACATCTACACTAAAAAGTTTCACTGTCTAGATGCAGCCAGGtcaaacagtttttttgtcttgtagTCTTTATCTATTGGACAGCATTGAGCTTTGttgtaaaaacaaatgacagaatGTGCTAAAAATGTCTACATTTGCAACATTAAGTATCTGAAACTCTTCCAGAACTACTCATTGtgattagagctgcaactagTAATTATTCTCTCGATTAACTGACTAATGATTCTGTTCagtaaatgtcagaaaatagtgaaaaatgtctgttacTTGCTAAAGCTGGCATCTTCAAATAGCtagtccaaaaccaaaaataatcAACCTATGAATcatataatacaaataaaagcagcagctgatatTTTTGCTTGTAAAATGCCTTGAACGATTCATTCTCAAATTTGTTGCAgatgaattttctgtccattgacTGATCAGTTAaagtaattgtttcagctctgaccAGGATCAGAAATCTTTGCCTCgaccctccacctctcctgtctgtttctATGGAAACATGAGAGGAAACCATCTCTAATTTGCTCTTAATGTGTTTCAGCCTTCACTCCATGATTGTTTGTATAGCTTAGTAACATGAGGTGTTTTTATTCGTCCACGAgatgcttctgtttctgtcactttttcctctgttgttagTACAACAGTGTGCAATGAAATCTcacattttattgtgaaggaaCATGTTTTCGTTTCCAGTTAGAAGTGGATAGCATgccgctgcagcagagagcccGCTGTCCTCTCCGGCGGTCACTGCACAGCACTGGTGGCAGAGAGTGTGAGGCACCGTTTGTGTCTTtagtgctctctggtggacgGGAGGATTAGCTGCGCTTTGCTGTCACCTGCTGCCTcagcttctccctcctcttcttctccatcagcctggaaaagcagaaaaaaaggattatTTTGCATGTGAAGCGTTCTGttggatgtatgtgtgtgtgtgtgcgttcatgctTTCATCCTTTGCCTGTGGTTATGAACATCTTTGTGAGTCTTCAGATGTAAAAGTTCTTATTTTAGGAATACATGTTGAGGGCTGAATTCAGGTTTAAagttaaaccagcagcagactTGCATTTAGATCAAATAAATGTCaccaattttaaaaaatccactTGAAGATGCCACATTTTATAGTAGCACTACTGtaataaatacacaataaataaaatgaaaaaaaggtcTCCTAAATAAGGCATTTATTATACTATTAATGCAAAAATATCtaataaaaaaagagcagaaagaattagctgattaatcgaAGAAATGGCTGAAATTCACTGATTCCAACATCtcaaaagtgaatattttctcttttgtgttaGTCTTTTAtgactgaatatctttgggctTTGGGTTTGtgtgatggccatttttttttatatttgcttACATTATGTTGATCAAATGATCAATTAAGACTAGAACTGCATCATAATTGTGAGTTGCAGCCCCACAAAAATAACAAACGGGGCTACAAATGACTAATATATATCATTTTAATTCTTTCTTAAAGTCATTTCAATCTATTAAAGGTCTGACAATATAAAACAATCAATGCAGGTTCACTTCACAGAGCTCATTTTGTCCAATTAAAAGTCCAAAGATACTCATTTTACagtcatatttttaaaaaaaagcagattctCACAATTGTGAAGCCGAAACCAGAACATGTTTTATCAAAAATTTCAATTCATATTCTGTTGGATAGACTAATCAAAGGACTTATTATCGAAAATACATGAAATTTAAATGGACATCTACACAAATCAACTGATCCATGCCTCTATGGAAATCTTTTTCCTCAGTGTGGTGCTGGATTATCAGTCACCTGCGGTTTCGAGCCTCCACCAGCTCACTCAGCTGATCCTGAGCCGCTCTGAGCTCCTCCAGACTCTGCTGGTAGCTGAGGTCTCCTGAGCCCGACCTCTCCAGGAGGGAAACCTGGTTCGACAGCTCGCTGGTTCGATCCCGCAGCCGCTGGATGGACATGTACAGGTTCTCATCgtcttcctcctgcagccacagggAGGAATGGAAGACAGCAAGGACAGCGTACGTTACAGCTTGTGGATGGATGAGCCTGCAGTAGGGCAGGTTGATTTAGTATTATTAACTTTTAGTACAacaagcattttgttttgttttctctattttctgccGCTTTCCCGAGGCCGGGTCTCGCTGGTAGCTGGGTAAGGAAGCTGTCCTTCTCCAGCTCTTCCTAGGGGATCCTGAGGCTTTTCCAAGCCACATAAGATATATAATCTCTAATGCATGTTCAGGAACAACCATAGGGTCTCCTACCAGTTGCTAGAAGCCTGAACCACCACAACTGGCTCCTTTTGACACAAGAAAGCTCCCTCTGGACGTCTGAGCTCCTTTAGCTTTATCTCTAAGGCTGAGCCCAGCTACACTacggaggaaactcatttcagccacttgATGCGCAATCTCATTCTCTCGGGTCACTACCTGAAATCTGATGTCCATAAGTGAGGGCTGAAACGTAGATCAACTGGTAAATTGAAAAGCTCTGTGACACCGGCGTTGTGTACCTTGGCATTGACAATTTCTATATGGACCAGAAGAGAAGCCAACTCCAGCTCTTCACTGTAGCTGTTTTTCAGAGGGACGCTCCTGTAGCCTGGCAACACACAAGACATAACTCAATCAACAGATGAATATTTATCGATCTGAATTTGTCAAAACATTGGCAGGAAGAATTTACGACTCTCAGCTGTAGCTTTGGTGTTCTTAAAACAGGGGTTTTCCCAAACCGTCCAAAATCAGCATCCGTTACTCCACATTCACCTGTTCGCAGCAGACGGACAGGGTAGGTCGCCTGGGCCAGGAAGTTAGGATCACTGAACATGTCCTCCTCGTAGACAGTGAAGCGCAGAAAGGAGAAGGTGGGGTTGTGGatgtcaaacacaaactgcttctgCACCCACACAGGATTCAGACCGTTATCAGCTGGGAGGGTCAGGAGGAAGAGACGGATAGCACGCAGGCAGTGAGCGCTCCACTCTCAGCGAACATGTGACATGAATGGAAATCAAGGGGGATGAGGTCGGCAGCTGTCTTACCTACTACGTCTGTCTTGCACTTGCAGCTGTCGTAATCAGCTCCACAGATCTCCACCTCCACAAAGGGACAGACGATGCTCCGGCCATTTTTAGGCAAATGGCGAGCTCCCAGcacctgatacacacacacaagacaacaaACTGTGACAAGACTGTGGAAACAAAGTGAGTCTCACAGCTAGTTTAATCCGGGCTTTATTAcgggttttattttctgctctctctaTGATGGAGCTGAGCTGACCTGTAACTGGATGGTGATTGGCTCCACACGTAAAGTGTCCTTGTCAAAAGGGTCAAAGGCGTCGTCCCTCATGATATCAGGCTGGGGAACAAAGCCGCTGCCACCGCCGAGCATGAACAAGGCCTGGTTCAGCTGCATGGGTTTATctacacgcacacgcacacacacacacacacacagtcactttcatattttattcaataCACGTTTTTTGTCACTAAGACCAAAAGtaatgatgcattcaggtgcTGCTCTCCTCTTAAAGTCTACTGTGAGTGACTGTGTAAGCAATGTCTGCTGCAGACATCATTGTGACTTTAGCCTTTAAAAACTGGTTTCTGTACCAGGAAcattgtctgttttgtctgattttctACCTTGTAACCATCTCTGGACCCCCCACATTTATCACTAAAATGGGATGCAGCATGTTGAACTAACACAGATGCTACAGTATGTTGACATCTCCCCCTGGTGGCCACTATATTGCAGACATTTGAACGTGGAGGAAGATGTGACGATTTCTGTTAATTTGCCAATAAGAAGAtacataatttaaaaagaaaagcaacacgTGCCAGTAATgggattttttcatttttttgggAAGTTTTTCACTATTGTGAACAAGCTACTGAACTAGTAATTAACAACTTACTCATCATCAAGCACCAACTGTAACACTAATTGCAATTTCAAGATTACAACTTGCACAAAGAGGCTGATTTGACACGAACGAGGCTAAAGTTCTAGCTAAAAGAGGAAAACGACCACCAAGTTTTCTTCAAAATCATGCTTGTTTGAGTTTTCCGGGATAAAGACAATAAAGCACCTGATGAATCAACTTGACGTCTGCCCCTGGCTCTCTGTAGCAGCCTATACGCTCTCTATCTCTTGGTGAAAAGAGCGATTGCTACTGTGTGGACTGACCTGGGGTCTGGAAATTGAGCGCGACTAGCTGGGAGCCACAGAGCCACATGGGCAGCGGGTCGTAGTTGGATGAGTCCAGCCTCTGTCCTCGGGGATACACTCTGGAAAGCTGACGCCGGTTGTACTGCAGGAAGCGTTTCCCTCTGCCGCGTGTCGCAAacttctctgcctttgtctctgGGAAGGAGGACATGTCCCGGTAGCATGCCCTCTCTGTCCCGATCTCTGGAAGCAGCAGCAAATCACACAAATCAAAAAAATGACCCACAGAAACAGATAAAACGTGAGgcgagagaagaagagagcagtTTGATCCTTACTGTCCTCATTGAAGGGGACAGGTCTGCAGTAGACCACGAGATCAGACAGCTCCACTGcaatcttcttcctcctctccatttgcttctcctcctgcatctGTTACCATGGAGATCAGAAAACCATACTCTTAAGCCACAACTGACAATATAAAGTTATTCCCAAAACGCCAGTTACATCATACAGACCCGTGCGTCGGCGTTCTGTGTGGCCTCTCTGATCTTGGTGACCCAGCTGGTTAGGTCCTCCATGCTGTCGGCTGCCACATCCAGAGTCTGTACCGGGTGAGATGACAGGTGCTGGGAGTGGATTGTGCACACGTAAGGCCGTGAATTCTTCCCATCCTTGTGCACCACTGGACACAGACGGATGGagcagtggagagaaaaacCAACACGGTTTTGGTGagctttattatttttctgttgagtATGGACAACATGATTTAATTAAGCTCGTGTTTATCAGTCCTGGCGCCACAGGAAAGCAACTGGACTAGCATTTATGTTAACAGACTACCATGAAGTGATCACctaatttactgtatattttaaagATGACACTTAAAATTTGGTTCAGttgaaattaataataaaaaataattatgaCCCGATTGTGCAGCCTATtattaaaaaaggcaaaatatgCTAAAGTCATGTAGCCTCACCCACTATTGAACCTTATGATTCATATACAAACAGTCTGAGGCCTAATAAAATCACTAAAGCAGCGATATAGTGACAGTTGTATCAGCTTCATGGACACACTACACATCAAACAAGCAAGACAACGACAGCTCAGGGGAATTTTGTACACTGATACACTGAAAAGATGTCTGCACGTGTCCCTGCTGCAGTTGCTTGCATGATGGTAACATCAAAGCTAGTTCCTGTTTCATTACTGGGTAGATGACAGTTGTAATGTGGCTGCACCTGCTGATGACCATCCTCATGAGGTGAGCTTTTCTGCTGGTAAACCACTGTATGTCTATTTCCAGAGAAATACAATTGCAAACACTTAAACCAAACTAGCCAGACGCTGGCTGAGGTGAAGCTTCAAGACCATATCATCAGAAACAGAGACAATTCCTTCAGACTTTCATcccacaataaaaaaacatatgttCCATACACTCATGGGAGTTATCACCTCTGTTTGCCTCAGGAACAGCTTTGTCTATGAGACTCACCTACATGACAGGTGGAGACATCAATGAAGCCCTTGAGGAATGTTCCCAGAGGACTGTTCTCTGTGGACTGACGCAGCAGAACAAcgcaaaacaaaagaaagactCATTATGATTGGAAAAACACGTAGACTGCTGGACACTCTGCTCGGCGTAACGACGAGAACTCACTGCTTCATCCAGCTCTCTGGTGGGAGAGCTGGGAACCTCCTCCACGTAGTTTGCAGGAAACCACAGCTGTTTCTTTCCTCCGTAGTCACCACGCCACCTAAAGACCACGCACAGGTTCATGACAAGCTGCCCTACGTGTGAAGGAGACCGTGTGATGGAGCAGACTCACAGGAGGAGGTTCACTCACCAGCCGCCCTCCTGCTTATCCACATTGAGGATGAGCGCCTGTTTGGGGAAGCAGAGCTCGTCCTCCCTCTGAGCCCGATAGTCGTACAGAGCTTTGACtgtacactgaaacacacagcagcaaggaAATACCATCAGCCTGCCACAGTATATATCACAAATGACCACTGGGGGGCACAACATTCAACAGATGAGTGGTTTCCATGACCACATGCTTCCATTactattattttcttttctttgtattgttgtctcccttctttcttttccttttctctttttcctcatctttcctaatttctggttttgttttttctccctttaGCACAAAATCTTTCACCCACAAACTCCACTTTTCTCTTCAGGATTAGTCATTTTACTATTAATTCTTAAAAAAAGAGTACATTATGCAGCCTATACATCTCCATTTGCATTACAAAGCTGAgcacatatttactgtactttgCACTTCCTGTACTGCTGTTTCTATGGGTTGTTTACTCCTTTTACTATTACATATAATGATCTTGATTTCATTTGCACATAATTTCCTAATTGTTATGATATTCACTGAATAATAATTTACTGATTAAACTGGAGGTCCATAGTACAAAGGGCGTCACTCACCCGTGCAGTGGGCATCTTATTGGCCTCCACATAGAAGTGAGGAGTGCGGACCTCATACAGCGCCCCATAGTCAAGCTCctgggaaacaaacaacaaataattaTTACTTCTCTAGTTATTGTTTTTAGGGgtacagcagcaacatgaaacacaacCAGTCACAATATTTATGTGCTGCAAGTTAGAGTTACTGTTTGCTGCTACATGCTAACGGCTGACTGTTTGGAAGCATGCTGTGTTGTTTGagattttttagattttagttCAATAACATCAAATCTTTTATCAAGAAACAATGACAGTTGTTCAGTGTGGAGGATGTTGCCTCAGCTTTGTAAAACTGTGCTGGACATGTTGTTATTGTATTCAGTCTGTGAGACTAACCGTGGTGCCCATCCGGTCCAGAGTGTCCTCGTTGATGGGGTAGCGGAGCCTCATCTTGCGGTACAGTGGATGTCTCTCGTAGTAGCTGACAAGGTCGACGAGGCTCTCGAACTCTGCTGAACTGCCCAGCATGAAGAGACGGCCTTCCTGCTGGATGCGACAGTGTTTGATCTTCCCCTCCGCCCTAcggacagagaaagaaaatcagctgcaaaaagaaagagatggagcaGAAAACCGATGAGTTGATGCTGTCATGCGATCGTCCTCAGTGCGCCTTGATTTGTCTACCTAAAGGAGATGGCGTAGGAGTTGTGTTCGCTGCGTTTCCGCACCAAGAAAGCTCCGTCTCTGGGAACACGCATCAGCATGTGTTCGGCCTGGACTCGGGATAGACTGGAGTGGTACCACCTGGAAAGCAGACAACTCTTTTACGACAAACTAATCTCATTTTGGCTTTTCTGCACGACCCTTCCTTGCAGACACTGATCACTCACTCTCTGCTCTCGTGTGCATTGGGCTGAGGCACGGGGCTGCCCAGCCTCATTTCGAACTCATTGCAGCGCAGAGGTGTGTCTCTGTAGTGGCAGATGAGGCGGTACAGGCTGTCAAACACCAGGTTGTCAGTCAGGTAGAAGCGGGTGGAGCCAGACTCCTGACGTGAATGGATCCTGCAGTGCTGGACTCGACCTGAGCGCCTGGACGACATGAACAGGACTGAGTTAGAGCGCTGATCTCTGCTAATCTGTTATGAGGCTCAGGCTGGAGACCTAGAACTAATTCAAACTTTCAGCACTATAATTTACTCCTATTTCACCTGAAAAAAACCTCTGTTTGATTTGAAAACTGATTTATAAGTGCTGCTGTACTTGTAAAGGTTCATTCTGCCTCCCTCACTCTTTGACTTGTTAGATCACATGATAACAGCTGAACCATCTCCGTGACAAATGAACAACTCATCTGCAGGGTAAAGGCCATAAGAGGTGATTGAGATGTAAATTCGTAGTGGATGACTTGTGGTGCTTTTAtcccttttttgtttaaatttactGTATTGATTTTTCCTAGAAATAAACGTTTCCATGGAatgcacaaaaaatagaaatccTTCCATTACTATTAAGTGCAATTGTTATTTTGACTGCAGATGTTGTGATGAATTTGTTTTCTATCTATGTGTAGTGTTCAGATTTTGAATCAATGCTGAAGCATTcaaatctctctttttcagcTGGGTTTCTGTCCTGCTGTATGCAGCTATGATCACATCttgttcctctcctccactgtcTTATAAATGTGTCTCTACAATTTCTTCCGTCACTGACCAGAACGAGAGGGTGTAGTCTCCGACAAACGTCTCACTCTCCCGCACCAGGAAGGTGCCGTCTTTGGCCCCGCCCTCGCAGTACTCCTGCAGGAGCTTCTCAGCCACCTGTCGACCATCGCGACCTCCACCCAGCTTCCCGTGGAACCAGCGCTCGGCGCAGTGTTGCTCGTTGTTGTTACACTCCTGGCAAAtcacaggaaagagagaagaaactgAGGAAAAGACTACATCACCTTCGTCTGATAAAGTCTTTTTCCTTATAGCTGTCACAATCAGCAACACCATTCtagtcaccatcatcatcatcctacctcttttccttcatcatcctcctcttcatcagctgttTGGTAGTGAGACGTCTCCTCTGAGTAGTATATCTTATTACTGGTCAGGACAAAATAGTGTGGAGTCCACGTCTGCAGATCACACCAAAACCCATTTCAGTATTACTATACAACAccctgactgtgtgtttcatgaATAATC
This DNA window, taken from Chelmon rostratus isolate fCheRos1 chromosome 4, fCheRos1.pri, whole genome shotgun sequence, encodes the following:
- the LOC121605344 gene encoding 1-phosphatidylinositol 4,5-bisphosphate phosphodiesterase gamma-1-like, with the translated sequence MRVDIREIRELRLGKGSRDFERYPEEARKLDAAHCFIVLYGLEFRLRTLSVAAFSEEEVNMWLTGLNWLMTDTQRAPAPQQTDRWLRKQFEVMDRSHEGSITVKDVKALLPQVNYRVPNMRFLKDKLQEVEAKSDLSYPNFAQLYRTLMFDAQKSIIEQLELSFPLRNVDRPELCQISLYDFQKFLQMDQKDSWASDLTRVRDFLMGYMRGGPQPEPMLQLDEFLTFLFSKENSVCDPRLSTVVPDDMKRPLSQYWISSSHNTYLTGDQFSSESSLEAYARCLRMGCRCIELDCWDGPDDLPIIYHGHTLTSKIKFLDVLHTIKEHAFVTSEYPVILSIEDHCSVVQQRNMATHFKKVFGDLLLTKPVDSNAEELPSPHQLRRKILIKHKKLVEGTLYEEVSSASYSENDISNSLKNGILYLEDPIDHTWTPHYFVLTSNKIYYSEETSHYQTADEEEDDEGKEECNNNEQHCAERWFHGKLGGGRDGRQVAEKLLQEYCEGGAKDGTFLVRESETFVGDYTLSFWRSGRVQHCRIHSRQESGSTRFYLTDNLVFDSLYRLICHYRDTPLRCNEFEMRLGSPVPQPNAHESREWYHSSLSRVQAEHMLMRVPRDGAFLVRKRSEHNSYAISFRAEGKIKHCRIQQEGRLFMLGSSAEFESLVDLVSYYERHPLYRKMRLRYPINEDTLDRMGTTELDYGALYEVRTPHFYVEANKMPTARCTVKALYDYRAQREDELCFPKQALILNVDKQEGGWWRGDYGGKKQLWFPANYVEEVPSSPTRELDEASTENSPLGTFLKGFIDVSTCHVVVHKDGKNSRPYVCTIHSQHLSSHPVQTLDVAADSMEDLTSWVTKIREATQNADARMQEEKQMERRKKIAVELSDLVVYCRPVPFNEDKIGTERACYRDMSSFPETKAEKFATRGRGKRFLQYNRRQLSRVYPRGQRLDSSNYDPLPMWLCGSQLVALNFQTPDKPMQLNQALFMLGGGSGFVPQPDIMRDDAFDPFDKDTLRVEPITIQLQVLGARHLPKNGRSIVCPFVEVEICGADYDSCKCKTDVVADNGLNPVWVQKQFVFDIHNPTFSFLRFTVYEEDMFSDPNFLAQATYPVRLLRTGYRSVPLKNSYSEELELASLLVHIEIVNAKEEDDENLYMSIQRLRDRTSELSNQVSLLERSGSGDLSYQQSLEELRAAQDQLSELVEARNRRLMEKKRREKLRQQVTAKRS